The following are from one region of the Pirellulaceae bacterium genome:
- a CDS encoding heavy-metal-associated domain-containing protein, with protein sequence MRRAVCLIVVLSLGFIGCSQPTETVPGVTGNSGSSAVTDDAGSVDASSEAPPAGDGASTGSTGSLRFVADTRLEVPEMMCPYGCYPAVEKTLAKVPGVVGVQLAEQPAGTPDGELKERIVELKVNDDFDADSALQALKRARYDASVIN encoded by the coding sequence ATGCGTCGTGCAGTATGCTTGATCGTAGTTTTGAGTTTGGGTTTTATCGGATGCAGCCAGCCAACAGAGACGGTTCCTGGTGTCACCGGCAATTCGGGCAGCAGTGCCGTAACCGACGATGCTGGCTCAGTGGATGCCTCCAGTGAAGCCCCACCTGCCGGTGACGGTGCCTCGACTGGCTCTACAGGCAGCCTTCGGTTCGTAGCCGATACGCGCTTGGAGGTTCCTGAAATGATGTGCCCCTACGGATGTTACCCAGCTGTCGAAAAGACGCTGGCCAAGGTTCCTGGCGTTGTAGGTGTCCAACTGGCTGAGCAGCCCGCAGGTACACCCGACGGTGAATTGAAAGAACGAATCGTCGAACTGAAAGTTAATGACGATTTTGACGCTGACTCTGCATTGCAAGCGCTCAAGCGAGCCCGTTACGACGCATCCGTGATCAACTAA
- a CDS encoding PQQ-binding-like beta-propeller repeat protein, translated as MNGRWRVGWLVCYLALLPVSRRQVCGQFSDVPEPASAVSAADRLAIEQIAQLVDVGQFAEAMTQLDRLMDLPPALVATGPQQAAGTQRVQAYLPVSQWSCQQQQRVIARALAGQLEHRQQRLGAAQAAYRGLQQSKSTMAGRDAVIRYRMTEAGPALVRLLADVFLEQGQALAAVQMMEACLPELMRVDLSQFDARAATVQLPWHVVYTAMDADSDQTARLLKHWRTVCGSNQPLAVDLLIRQLTAAAMEPQYVDYEALGRWAEAVVKSEVEPAERDRLTACLQQTQAYYESATWTVQPSFTLDHRPAWQLPLTRWASPLDVTPASQPRVGQGPVMLPIIVAQSADMVFLHELTRVRAIELHTGTVWPDAQTGAALFDTRLPQADYLPAGYPVMGQPKGELTVDDGCLYARMGSPITAWANRSRASDGSSLGYLIGLDLDSQGRQLRGFPLRLVPPQFVDAELEGRPVVWQQLLITGVVERDNSGIRRSLAAFDRYSGQLEWRSAVLGSGVVVGSERANLIAATGPIVAGGLLYYATDLGTIACLDPHSGRTLWQSCYRRRLSNSGNGRQPDRYRYRDGQGCFVQRGLVYCLPQDAPELFALDALSGNLLWSSQDIEFQDATYIVGAVGQTLLVGGDRLIWVDRCAGRILESFPEPTTPGLVNALPQPRGMGQAALVGQYVCWPTAEEIIVFSADLAGQSRVEESTKVAATDHQPFVRRFQTGALTREGARLSWVGEHLLLTTPDWLYCFRAQR; from the coding sequence ATGAATGGTCGGTGGCGCGTTGGCTGGCTGGTGTGCTATTTGGCGCTTTTGCCGGTGAGTAGAAGGCAAGTTTGCGGCCAGTTTTCTGACGTACCGGAACCGGCCAGTGCGGTAAGTGCCGCCGACCGTTTGGCCATCGAGCAGATTGCACAGTTGGTGGATGTGGGCCAATTTGCAGAGGCTATGACGCAACTCGATCGGCTCATGGACTTGCCGCCTGCTCTGGTTGCCACGGGTCCTCAGCAAGCGGCTGGAACGCAGCGAGTTCAGGCGTATTTGCCCGTCAGTCAATGGAGTTGTCAACAGCAGCAGCGAGTCATTGCCAGGGCTCTGGCCGGGCAGCTTGAACATCGTCAGCAACGGCTAGGCGCTGCTCAGGCGGCATATCGTGGATTGCAGCAGTCCAAGAGCACAATGGCAGGCCGTGATGCGGTCATTCGTTATCGAATGACCGAGGCTGGGCCAGCTCTCGTACGCTTGCTGGCGGATGTTTTTTTGGAACAAGGTCAGGCGCTGGCCGCGGTCCAGATGATGGAAGCATGCCTTCCGGAATTGATGCGCGTTGATTTGTCACAATTCGACGCTCGAGCCGCGACGGTCCAGTTGCCTTGGCATGTTGTCTACACTGCCATGGATGCGGATAGCGATCAAACTGCGCGGTTGCTGAAGCACTGGCGAACTGTGTGCGGGTCCAATCAACCGCTGGCCGTGGACTTGCTAATACGGCAATTGACTGCTGCCGCGATGGAGCCGCAGTACGTGGATTACGAAGCGCTCGGTCGTTGGGCAGAGGCGGTTGTAAAAAGTGAAGTTGAACCGGCTGAGCGCGATCGTTTAACGGCCTGCCTCCAGCAAACCCAAGCGTATTATGAGTCGGCAACATGGACGGTCCAACCAAGTTTTACGCTCGATCATCGGCCGGCTTGGCAACTGCCTCTTACGCGATGGGCCAGTCCACTTGACGTGACGCCAGCCAGCCAGCCGCGCGTCGGGCAAGGACCAGTCATGCTGCCGATCATCGTTGCTCAGTCTGCAGACATGGTGTTCCTCCATGAACTGACTCGCGTGCGAGCGATTGAACTACACACAGGCACAGTATGGCCCGATGCTCAAACCGGTGCCGCACTATTTGATACAAGGCTACCACAGGCCGACTATTTGCCAGCAGGTTATCCGGTGATGGGGCAGCCGAAGGGCGAATTGACCGTTGACGATGGATGCTTGTACGCCCGCATGGGGTCGCCGATTACCGCCTGGGCCAATCGCAGTCGCGCCTCCGACGGTAGTTCGCTCGGCTATTTGATTGGCCTGGACCTGGATAGCCAAGGTCGCCAACTGCGCGGCTTTCCGTTGCGTTTGGTGCCACCGCAGTTCGTAGATGCAGAACTGGAGGGGCGTCCCGTGGTTTGGCAACAGCTGTTGATTACCGGGGTGGTCGAGCGCGACAATTCTGGCATACGCCGAAGTCTGGCAGCGTTTGATCGCTATAGCGGGCAACTAGAGTGGCGTTCAGCAGTGCTTGGTAGCGGCGTGGTCGTCGGCAGCGAACGCGCCAATTTGATCGCAGCAACTGGGCCGATTGTGGCAGGCGGCTTGCTGTACTACGCAACCGATCTGGGCACCATCGCCTGCCTCGATCCGCACAGCGGCCGTACACTATGGCAGAGTTGCTACCGACGACGGCTCAGCAATTCGGGCAATGGACGGCAACCCGATCGCTACCGCTACCGCGATGGACAAGGCTGTTTCGTGCAGCGAGGGTTGGTGTACTGTTTGCCTCAAGATGCTCCCGAGCTGTTCGCGTTGGATGCGCTGTCGGGCAATTTGCTCTGGTCCAGCCAGGATATCGAGTTTCAAGACGCGACCTATATCGTCGGGGCTGTTGGACAAACGCTGCTTGTCGGCGGAGATCGGTTGATCTGGGTAGATCGCTGCGCTGGACGAATATTGGAAAGCTTTCCAGAGCCAACAACACCGGGATTGGTCAACGCGCTGCCGCAGCCGCGCGGAATGGGGCAAGCCGCCTTAGTTGGCCAATATGTCTGCTGGCCGACCGCCGAGGAGATCATTGTTTTCAGCGCCGACTTGGCCGGGCAGAGCAGGGTGGAAGAATCGACGAAAGTTGCCGCGACAGACCATCAGCCCTTTGTCAGACGTTTCCAGACCGGAGCATTGACCAGGGAGGGTGCACGATTGAGCTGGGTGGGCGAGCATCTGTTGCTGACCACACCTGATTGGCTGTACTGTTTTCGCGCGCAGCGGTGA
- a CDS encoding DUF420 domain-containing protein, producing MVAEPYPSASLTIADHLARRWIWTVSAIVFLAVTLLSRVQLPAPAGMDVHLFAKCNAVINSLVSGLLICGGWAAKSGRWRLHQRLMLSALVLSALFLVSYILHHLFAGNTRFGGQGWIRPVYYGLLLSHILLAAGSLPCILFTAYRALSGKYPEHRRMARWVWPVWLYVSLSGVAVFWLIFPYY from the coding sequence ATGGTTGCTGAACCCTATCCATCTGCCAGCTTGACTATCGCCGATCATCTAGCACGACGCTGGATTTGGACGGTCTCGGCAATCGTGTTTTTGGCGGTGACCCTACTGAGTCGCGTGCAACTGCCTGCACCTGCTGGTATGGATGTACATCTGTTTGCCAAGTGCAACGCCGTTATCAATTCGTTGGTTAGCGGGCTGTTGATCTGTGGAGGATGGGCCGCCAAGTCGGGTAGGTGGCGACTGCATCAACGGCTGATGTTGTCAGCGCTGGTTCTGTCAGCGCTGTTCTTGGTGTCGTATATTCTGCACCACCTCTTCGCTGGTAATACGCGGTTTGGCGGCCAGGGGTGGATTCGACCGGTCTACTATGGATTGTTGCTCAGCCATATACTGCTGGCAGCTGGATCGCTACCGTGCATCTTATTTACAGCCTACCGAGCGCTGTCGGGCAAATATCCTGAGCATCGACGAATGGCCAGGTGGGTATGGCCCGTCTGGCTGTATGTCAGCCTGAGTGGTGTTGCAGTATTTTGGCTCATTTTTCCATATTACTAA
- a CDS encoding SCO family protein: MLIAGLAMQVGCPSGRRDEGVAAIAYVEDENGKLVPADQYQRRGISQPPRRPAGSDQEWLSQFELTDIHGKSVSSHDLKGQPYVLSFFFTVCPTICPRQNEKLKLLQQQFRGQPFRLVSITCDPDVDQPPVLAEYAKQYGADPAQWYFLTGDLTYIRRVGAEMYFLPVDRRFHADKLLLVDADGQIYGSYEWPEEPAWQGLIDDIQAMLAAGGRLPLKQSEPQSLTAGGAADTDVEAETDENAREE; this comes from the coding sequence GTGTTGATAGCTGGTTTGGCGATGCAGGTCGGTTGTCCAAGCGGACGTCGCGACGAAGGTGTTGCGGCGATCGCCTACGTCGAAGACGAAAATGGCAAGTTGGTTCCTGCCGATCAATATCAACGGCGCGGCATCAGTCAGCCGCCGCGCAGGCCAGCGGGCAGCGACCAGGAGTGGTTGAGCCAGTTTGAGTTGACCGACATTCATGGCAAGTCGGTTTCAAGCCACGACTTGAAAGGTCAGCCTTATGTGCTTAGTTTCTTCTTCACCGTCTGCCCAACTATTTGTCCTAGACAAAACGAAAAGCTGAAGTTGTTGCAGCAGCAGTTTCGCGGCCAACCATTCCGATTGGTCAGCATTACTTGCGATCCAGATGTCGATCAGCCGCCGGTATTGGCAGAGTATGCCAAACAATATGGTGCCGATCCCGCTCAATGGTACTTTCTGACAGGCGACTTGACGTACATTCGCCGGGTGGGTGCCGAGATGTACTTTCTGCCGGTCGATCGTCGCTTTCATGCCGACAAATTGCTGTTAGTCGATGCCGATGGGCAGATTTACGGTTCGTACGAATGGCCCGAAGAGCCAGCGTGGCAAGGATTGATCGACGATATTCAAGCTATGCTGGCTGCTGGCGGGCGACTACCGCTCAAGCAATCAGAGCCACAGTCGCTGACGGCTGGCGGAGCGGCTGACACAGATGTCGAGGCTGAAACTGATGAAAACGCTAGGGAGGAATAA
- a CDS encoding sugar phosphate isomerase/epimerase, which yields MQLGFVTAIVPELSLPEVLQLAAQIGYDCVEVMCWPPSKADRRYAGVTHIDVTQLSDSAIAEINQLQHSTGVKISGLGYYPNCLSANLEEAQAAVEHLRRVMQAAPRLGLQNVNTFIGRDHRLSVEDNWPRLLDTWGPLMELADSLNLKVGIENCPMLFSKDEWPGGKNIASNPEVWSRLFRDISSPNLGLNFDPSHMVWQVMDYLSAVRNFGNRIWHTHAKDATLDRHRLNEVGLLAYPPLYHTPKLPGLGEVNWGAFIATLLDSGFRGAMCVEVEDRAYEGSLADRKASLVQSYRYLKNFIP from the coding sequence ATTCAACTTGGATTTGTCACGGCCATCGTGCCGGAATTGTCGTTGCCTGAAGTACTGCAACTGGCCGCTCAGATCGGCTACGATTGCGTGGAGGTTATGTGCTGGCCGCCCAGCAAAGCCGATCGGCGTTACGCCGGTGTAACGCACATCGACGTCACGCAGTTGAGTGATTCGGCGATCGCTGAGATCAATCAATTGCAGCACAGTACCGGCGTGAAGATCAGCGGCTTGGGCTACTATCCCAACTGCCTGTCGGCCAACCTCGAAGAAGCTCAAGCTGCGGTGGAACATCTGCGTCGAGTCATGCAAGCTGCTCCGCGACTGGGACTGCAAAACGTGAATACGTTTATTGGCCGCGATCATCGGCTGAGCGTCGAAGATAATTGGCCGCGACTGCTGGATACTTGGGGGCCGCTCATGGAGTTGGCCGATAGCTTGAATCTGAAGGTCGGCATCGAGAACTGCCCGATGCTGTTCTCCAAAGATGAATGGCCAGGCGGTAAGAACATCGCCTCTAACCCCGAAGTCTGGTCGCGACTGTTCCGCGATATTTCCAGTCCGAACCTGGGGCTGAATTTCGATCCCTCACACATGGTGTGGCAAGTGATGGACTACTTGTCTGCGGTTCGCAATTTCGGCAACCGCATTTGGCACACACATGCCAAGGACGCCACACTGGATCGCCATCGGCTGAACGAAGTCGGCTTGCTGGCTTATCCTCCGCTATACCACACTCCTAAGCTGCCGGGATTGGGCGAAGTGAACTGGGGTGCCTTCATAGCCACCTTGTTGGACAGTGGTTTTCGGGGCGCAATGTGCGTGGAAGTGGAGGACCGCGCCTATGAAGGCTCGCTAGCCGACCGCAAGGCGTCGTTGGTCCAGAGTTACCGCTATCTGAAGAACTTTATTCCGTGA
- the deoC gene encoding deoxyribose-phosphate aldolase, whose amino-acid sequence MSASYLAFSKMIDHSLLVPTTTQPQLDDGCQLALAYDVASVCIMPFYLKRCSQILAGSTVLPSTTIGFPHGGHATAIKRAEALQAIDDGGQELDMVVNISQVLSGNWSYVTDDIAAVVEVTHAAGRKIKVIFENCYLTDDHKRKLCHICTELRVDWVKTSTGYGSSGATADDLRLMLQSVGPSVQVKAAGGIRDFDKLSEYKQLGVTRCGASATAVILDRARQELGLLPIQFQSKPSAASSY is encoded by the coding sequence ATGAGCGCTTCCTATTTGGCTTTCTCGAAGATGATCGACCATTCGCTGTTGGTGCCTACCACCACCCAGCCACAACTGGACGATGGCTGCCAACTGGCGTTGGCCTACGATGTGGCCAGTGTGTGCATCATGCCCTTCTACCTTAAACGCTGTAGTCAGATTCTGGCCGGATCGACCGTGCTGCCCAGCACCACCATCGGCTTCCCTCACGGTGGTCATGCAACCGCCATCAAACGCGCTGAAGCTCTCCAGGCCATCGACGACGGCGGACAAGAGCTGGACATGGTGGTCAATATCAGCCAAGTTCTGTCGGGCAATTGGTCCTACGTCACCGATGACATAGCTGCCGTGGTCGAGGTGACTCACGCCGCCGGACGGAAGATCAAGGTCATTTTCGAGAACTGCTACTTGACTGACGACCACAAGCGCAAACTTTGCCACATCTGCACCGAGCTGCGTGTCGATTGGGTCAAGACGAGCACTGGCTATGGCAGCAGCGGAGCTACCGCCGATGACTTGCGGCTCATGCTACAATCCGTCGGTCCCAGCGTGCAAGTCAAAGCCGCCGGTGGCATTCGCGACTTTGACAAACTGTCCGAATACAAACAGCTTGGCGTCACGCGCTGCGGTGCCAGTGCAACCGCCGTCATTCTCGATCGCGCCCGTCAAGAGCTGGGCTTGCTACCCATCCAGTTTCAATCTAAGCCCTCAGCGGCTTCCAGCTATTGA
- a CDS encoding ABC transporter ATP-binding protein, producing MIRLENVTIRAGRFELRDVQLEVESGQYVALMGRTGCGKTTMLEAICGLRSVSAGRIVIGNQDVTDAAPGDRRIGYVPQDLALFPTMTVAQHLGFALQLQRQSRAEIQQRTQELAQQLAISHLLQRYPAGLSGGEAQRVALGRALAFRPPLLLLDEPLSALDDQTRSELIEHLSRIKHSRSVTVLHITHNQSEAQSLADRIVRLADCCRSG from the coding sequence ATGATACGCCTGGAAAACGTAACGATTCGCGCCGGCCGCTTTGAACTGCGAGATGTGCAGTTGGAGGTGGAGTCCGGGCAATACGTCGCCTTGATGGGCCGCACCGGTTGTGGCAAGACGACAATGTTGGAAGCCATTTGCGGATTGCGCAGTGTGTCAGCCGGTCGCATCGTCATCGGCAATCAGGATGTAACCGACGCGGCGCCTGGAGATCGACGCATCGGCTACGTTCCGCAAGACTTGGCGCTGTTTCCCACCATGACCGTCGCGCAGCATTTGGGTTTTGCCTTACAGTTGCAACGACAGTCGCGAGCCGAAATCCAGCAGCGCACACAGGAGCTGGCTCAGCAACTTGCGATCAGCCATTTATTGCAACGCTATCCAGCCGGACTGAGCGGTGGCGAGGCACAGCGGGTCGCGCTGGGCCGTGCCCTGGCGTTTCGACCGCCATTGCTACTGCTCGATGAACCGCTCAGCGCGCTGGACGATCAGACACGCAGCGAGTTGATAGAACATTTGTCTAGGATCAAGCACAGCCGCAGTGTAACTGTATTGCACATTACTCACAATCAATCCGAAGCTCAGTCGCTGGCCGACAGGATTGTCCGACTGGCAGACTGTTGCCGATCCGGGTGA
- a CDS encoding ABC transporter permease — MSEPGLEKRRSSELHDAIFLLVMGGLSSCFVLLIALMLLADIWFVSLEDFRSILVKPEIRSSLQLTLLSCTVAAIWSLWVATPLAYLLSRYRFPGRWLIDAIVDIPIVLPPLVLGLSLLILFHLKIGQWQLDSWLRHSLGLEIAFRWPAVVLAQFAVSCAFAIRTMRVTFDQINPRAEQVARTLGCSRAQAFVKVALPQSWRGMITAGTIAWSRALGEFGPIMVFAGTTRMKTEVLSTSVFLELSVGELNAAVAISLLMVTMAAVVLVILRWAGVDR; from the coding sequence ATGAGCGAGCCAGGATTGGAAAAGCGGCGATCCAGCGAACTGCACGATGCGATCTTTCTGCTGGTCATGGGCGGATTGTCGTCCTGCTTTGTGTTGTTAATCGCCCTGATGTTGCTAGCTGACATTTGGTTTGTGTCGCTCGAGGATTTTAGGAGCATTCTGGTCAAACCAGAGATTCGGTCGTCGCTGCAGTTGACACTTCTGTCGTGTACGGTGGCAGCCATCTGGTCGTTGTGGGTGGCTACGCCGTTGGCCTATCTGCTGTCGCGTTATCGTTTTCCTGGTCGCTGGCTGATTGACGCCATAGTCGATATACCCATCGTGCTGCCCCCGCTGGTGTTGGGATTGAGTCTTTTGATACTGTTCCACCTCAAGATCGGTCAGTGGCAATTGGATTCCTGGTTGCGGCATAGTTTAGGTCTTGAAATCGCTTTTCGTTGGCCCGCCGTCGTGCTGGCACAATTCGCGGTTTCTTGCGCGTTTGCAATTCGTACCATGCGCGTGACCTTCGATCAGATCAATCCGCGGGCTGAACAGGTGGCTAGAACATTGGGGTGTTCACGGGCTCAGGCGTTTGTCAAAGTCGCATTGCCGCAGAGTTGGCGCGGAATGATCACGGCTGGCACGATCGCCTGGTCGCGAGCGCTGGGGGAATTTGGCCCGATCATGGTGTTTGCAGGTACCACGCGGATGAAGACGGAAGTGTTATCGACGTCAGTGTTCTTAGAGTTGAGCGTTGGTGAGCTCAACGCGGCGGTGGCGATTTCGCTGCTGATGGTGACGATGGCCGCTGTGGTGCTGGTCATTCTGCGCTGGGCAGGAGTCGACAGGTAG